A genomic region of Burkholderia contaminans contains the following coding sequences:
- a CDS encoding Eco57I restriction-modification methylase domain-containing protein has translation MSRHDTASMASSGSQGILMFEDADAAARRAAVDELHTRTAIYTSSPVVDELLHRLDWPHTTGRLIDPSCGDGMFLVRALDALLAARPTGFDPRGQVEGWEIHPSASVDARSRVAAVLASHGWGPSRAAEMANEMVHNRDFLIDGPETGMWDLVVGNPPYLRAANIPTLLRSEYSQHVPDYARADMLHSFLDRCSRSVRPAGRVALVTSDRWLANAQASRLRAVLGERMSIEYIERLSAETTFYRPKQRRAGTPPRVHPVSVVLVSDAGAERNLTSRPIHPGVDETRYMGMRQLGEFADVRIAPWLGSEGVFVIDATTARRLPPECLVPAVDTDDIDGGKLRKPTRWAIRTRPDEEPCPEIMAHLSSHMHLMAKRGRQGKVWMPPESFHALDLSRESLIVPRIAKSPKAIRVPPGVLPINHNLSIVAGGAVTLDQVEDALASPLAAAWVNDYAVRLEGGFRSMTTTLLRRMPMPDGLA, from the coding sequence ATGAGCCGGCACGACACTGCTTCGATGGCGTCCTCTGGCTCCCAAGGCATCCTGATGTTCGAAGATGCCGATGCTGCTGCGCGACGTGCCGCAGTCGACGAGCTCCACACCCGGACGGCCATCTACACTTCCAGCCCGGTCGTTGACGAACTGCTGCACCGCCTCGATTGGCCTCACACTACCGGCCGCCTCATCGACCCGAGCTGCGGCGACGGAATGTTCCTGGTTCGGGCTCTCGATGCTCTTCTTGCAGCGCGGCCAACCGGATTTGACCCGCGCGGACAGGTCGAAGGGTGGGAGATCCACCCGTCTGCCAGTGTCGACGCAAGATCACGCGTTGCCGCCGTTCTCGCATCGCACGGGTGGGGGCCTTCTCGTGCGGCCGAAATGGCCAACGAGATGGTCCACAACCGCGACTTTCTGATCGACGGCCCCGAAACCGGAATGTGGGATCTGGTGGTGGGGAACCCGCCCTATCTTCGTGCCGCGAATATCCCGACGCTCCTCAGAAGCGAGTACAGCCAGCACGTCCCGGATTACGCTCGCGCAGACATGCTGCACAGTTTCCTCGATCGCTGCAGTCGATCCGTGCGGCCGGCCGGGCGTGTGGCCCTCGTGACATCCGACCGCTGGTTGGCGAATGCGCAAGCGAGTCGGCTACGGGCCGTACTCGGCGAGCGAATGTCGATTGAGTACATCGAACGCCTGAGCGCTGAAACCACGTTCTATCGACCAAAGCAGCGGCGAGCTGGTACGCCACCCCGAGTACATCCCGTCTCGGTGGTGCTAGTGTCGGATGCCGGCGCCGAGAGGAACCTGACCAGCCGCCCCATCCATCCTGGTGTAGACGAGACTCGCTACATGGGCATGCGTCAGCTGGGCGAGTTCGCGGATGTCCGAATCGCACCTTGGCTTGGATCCGAAGGTGTGTTCGTGATAGACGCTACGACGGCCCGTCGCCTGCCGCCTGAATGCCTGGTGCCGGCGGTCGATACCGACGATATCGACGGCGGAAAGCTCCGAAAGCCGACACGATGGGCGATTCGAACGCGGCCGGACGAAGAGCCGTGCCCGGAAATCATGGCTCACCTCTCAAGCCATATGCACCTTATGGCCAAACGTGGACGCCAAGGCAAAGTGTGGATGCCACCGGAGTCGTTCCACGCGCTCGATCTGTCCCGGGAGTCGCTGATCGTGCCACGAATCGCGAAGTCGCCGAAGGCGATCCGCGTGCCCCCCGGTGTCCTTCCCATCAACCACAATCTGAGTATCGTTGCCGGCGGCGCGGTAACGCTTGACCAGGTCGAGGATGCTCTGGCCTCTCCGCTCGCGGCTGCGTGGGTTAATGACTACGCAGTGCGGCTCGAGGGCGGCTTCCGCTCTATGACGACTACTCTTCTTCGTCGAATGCCGATGCCGGACGGGTTGGCCTAA